One part of the Pirellulales bacterium genome encodes these proteins:
- the rny gene encoding ribonuclease Y translates to MNTWETFAVVVVAALLGAMAIKFLDRLRRRDAESEAKEILEKATREASNLRREAELEMKESAIQSKAAGERELAQLRQELHERERLLDKRQDAVEQQAEQVRKQERMVEGSQRKLAERIEDANRRNEELIKLLDLQRQTLHQLSGLSRDDATHRLLDMLDQELTHEQGALIIKHERQTAELAEQKSRDILLTALHRYAATHTAETTTSTVDIPNDEMKGRIIGREGRNIRAFEKATGVDVIIDDTPGVVIVSGFDPVRREIARMALNKLIADGRIHPTRIEELVAQTQGEMEQHIQKHGEEAVQEANVNRLHPKLVHLLGRLRFRTSYTQNVLRHSIEVAFLAGMMADEIGLDGTLARRCGLLHDIGKAADHEAEGGHPKIGAELLKRYGEGPEVVHAALGHHDDIRIDHPYTVLVAAADACSASRPGARRETLERYIKRMEELESIARSFPGVEQAYAIQAGRELRVIASARDTTDTSAAKICRDIAQAFEQQLTYPGEIKVTVLRETRVTEMAR, encoded by the coding sequence GTGAACACGTGGGAAACGTTTGCCGTCGTCGTCGTCGCCGCCCTGTTGGGAGCGATGGCGATCAAATTTCTCGATCGGCTCCGCCGCCGCGACGCCGAATCCGAAGCCAAGGAAATCCTCGAAAAGGCCACTCGCGAAGCATCGAATTTGCGCCGTGAAGCCGAATTGGAAATGAAGGAGTCGGCGATCCAATCGAAGGCCGCCGGCGAACGCGAACTTGCCCAACTCCGCCAGGAACTTCACGAACGCGAACGGTTGCTCGACAAACGGCAAGATGCCGTCGAGCAGCAAGCCGAGCAGGTTCGCAAGCAGGAACGGATGGTCGAGGGTTCGCAGCGAAAATTGGCCGAGCGCATCGAAGACGCCAATCGCCGCAACGAAGAATTGATCAAGCTTTTAGACCTACAACGGCAGACGTTGCACCAGCTTAGCGGCTTGAGCCGCGACGATGCCACACATCGCTTGCTCGACATGCTCGATCAAGAACTGACGCACGAGCAAGGGGCCCTGATCATCAAGCACGAGCGGCAAACCGCCGAATTGGCCGAGCAAAAGAGCCGCGATATCCTGCTCACTGCTCTGCACCGCTACGCCGCCACGCACACCGCCGAAACCACCACCAGCACCGTCGATATTCCCAACGACGAGATGAAAGGCCGCATCATCGGCCGCGAAGGACGCAACATCCGCGCCTTCGAAAAGGCCACCGGCGTCGACGTGATCATCGACGACACGCCGGGCGTGGTGATCGTCAGCGGCTTCGATCCGGTGCGCCGCGAGATCGCCCGCATGGCGCTCAACAAGCTGATCGCCGACGGCCGAATCCATCCGACGCGGATCGAAGAACTCGTTGCCCAAACGCAGGGCGAGATGGAGCAACACATCCAAAAACATGGCGAAGAAGCGGTGCAGGAGGCGAACGTCAACCGGCTGCATCCGAAATTGGTGCACCTCTTGGGCCGCCTCCGCTTCCGCACCAGCTACACGCAAAACGTGCTGCGGCATTCGATCGAAGTCGCCTTCTTGGCCGGCATGATGGCCGACGAAATCGGCCTCGACGGCACGCTCGCTCGCCGCTGCGGACTGTTGCACGACATCGGCAAGGCGGCCGACCACGAAGCCGAAGGTGGCCATCCAAAAATCGGCGCCGAATTGCTCAAACGCTACGGCGAAGGTCCGGAAGTCGTCCATGCCGCGCTCGGCCATCACGACGATATCCGCATCGATCATCCCTACACGGTCCTGGTGGCCGCGGCGGATGCGTGCAGCGCCAGCCGGCCCGGCGCGCGCCGCGAGACGCTCGAGCGGTATATTAAACGGATGGAAGAACTCGAATCGATCGCTCGCAGCTTCCCCGGCGTCGAGCAGGCATATGCAATTCAAGCCGGCCGCGAACTGCGCGTGATCGCCAGTGCCCGCGACACGACCGACACTTCAGCCGCCAAAATCTGCCGCGACATCGCGCAAGCCTTCGAGCAGCAGTTGACATAT